A window of the Gasterosteus aculeatus chromosome 21, fGasAcu3.hap1.1, whole genome shotgun sequence genome harbors these coding sequences:
- the LOC144390296 gene encoding protein NLRC3-like, giving the protein MKSDQSIGRWITFKGGCRSYDPEEDQESSEAPTGPSAQQHQTHLDSIFMLLEENILTFVKNELKKIQKVVSSDYPECLEKEDEEELDEEQRRSREAFVKISVHFLRRMKQEELAERLQSRLLIAVCQRELKSNLKKKFQCVFEGIAKAGNPTLLNEIYTELYITEGGTAEVNKEHEVRQIETASRKPARPETTIRQEDLLKASAGGEEPIRTVMTKGVAGIGKTVLTQKFTLDWAEDKDHQDIQFTFPFTFRELNVLREKKFSLVELVHHFFSKTRAAGICRFEEFQVVFIFDGLDECRLPLDFHNNEILTDVTESASVDVLLTNLIRGKLLPSARLWITTRPAAANQIPPECVGMVTEVRGFTDPQKEEYFRKRFRDEEQASRIISHIKTSRSLHIMCHIPVFCWITATVLEDVLNTREGGELPKTLTEMYIHFLVVQSKVKKVKYDGGAETDPHWSPESRKMIESLGKLAFDQLQKGNLIFYESDLTECGIDIRAASVYSGVFTQIFREERGLYQDNVFCFVHLSVQEFLAALHVHLTFFSSGVNLLSEEQKNSLVSKVFRVKPEPKHLYQSAVDKALQSPNGHLDLFLRFLLGLSLETNQTLLRGLLTQTGSRSQTNQRTVQYIKKKISKNVSPEKSINLFHCLNELNDGSLVEEIQQSLTSGRLSTEELSPAQWSALVFILLSSEEDLEVFDLKKYSASEEALLRLLPVVKASNKVLLSGCNLSERSCDALSLVLSSQSSSLRELDLSSNHLQDSGVKLLSAGLKSPHCELETLRLDGCNLSERSCDTLSSVLSSQSSSLRELDLSNNHLQDSGVKLLSAGLKSPHCTLETLRYEEACCSHIP; this is encoded by the exons agaggaccaggagagctcagaggctcccacaggtccgtctgcccagcagcatcaaacacacctggactccatcttcatg ctgctggaggagaacatcctcacttttgtgaagaacgagctgaagaagatccagaaggttgtgagttcagattacccagaatgcttagagaaggaggatgaggaggagctggatgaagagcagaggaggagcagagaggcctttgtgaagatctcagtgcactttctgaggagaatgaagcaggaggagctggctgagcgtctgcagagca gacttcttattgcagtttgtcagcgtgaactcaaatccaacctgaagaagaagttccagtgtgtgtttgaggggatcgctaaagcaggaaacccaacccttctgaatgagatctacacagagctctacatcacagagggagggactgcagaggtcaataaagaacatgaggtcagacagattgaaacagcatccaggaaaccagccagaccagaaacaaccatcagacaagaagacctcctcaaagcctcagctggaggagaggaaccaatcagaacagtgatgactaagggagtggctggcattgggaaaacagtcttaacacagaagttcactctggactgggctgaagacaaagaccaccaggacatacagttcacatttccattcaccttcagagagctgaatgtgctgagagagaagaagttcagcttggtggaacttgttcatcacttcttcagtaaaaccagagcagcaggaatctgcaggtttgaagagttccaggttgtgttcatctttgacggtctggatgagtgtcgacttcctctggacttccacaacaatgagatcctgactgatgtcacagagtcggcctcagtggatgtgctcctcacaaacctcatcagggggaagctgcttccctctgctcgcctctggataaccacacgacctgcagcagccaatcagatccctcctgagtgtgttggcatggtgacagaagtcagagggttcactgacccccagaaggaggagtacttcaggaagaggttcagagatgaggagcaggccagcaggatcatctctcacatcaagacctcacgaagcctccacatcatgtgccacatcccagtcttctgctggatcactgctacagttctggaggacgTGTTGAataccagagagggaggagagctgcccaagaccctgactgagatgtacatccacttcctggtggttcagtccaaagtgaagaaggtcaagtacgatggaggagctgagacggatccacactggagtccagagagcaggaagatgatcgagtctctgggaaaactggccttcgATCAgttgcagaaaggcaacctgatcttctatgaatccgacctgacagagtgtggcatcgatatcagagcagcctcagtgtactcaggagtgttcactcagatctttagagaggagagaggactgtaccaggacaatgtgttctgcttcgtccatctgagtgttcaggagtttctcgctgctcttcatgtccatctgaccttcttcagctctggtgtcaatctgctgtcagaagaacaaaaaaactccctggtgtctaaagtctttagagtcaaacctgaaccaaagcatctctaccagagtgctgttgacaaggccttacagagtcctaatggacacctggacttgttcctccgcttcctcctgggtctttccctggagactaatcagactctcctacgaggtctgctgacacagacaggaagtcgctcacagaccaatcagagaacagtccagtacatcaagaagaagatcagtaagaatgtgtctccagagaaaagcatcaatctgttccactgtctgaatgaactgaatgatggttctctagtggaggagatccaacagtcccttacatcaggacgtctctctacagaagaactgtctcctgctcagtggtcagctctggtcttcatcttactgtcatcagaagaagatctggaggtgtttgacctgaagaaatactctgcttcagaggaggctcttctgaggctgctgccagtggtcaaagcctccaacaaagttct actgagtggttgtaacctctcagagagaagctgtgacgctctgtccttagttctcagctcccagtcctctagtctgagagagctggatctgagtagcaaccacctgcaggattcaggagtgaagctgctgtctgctggattgaagagtccacactgtgaactggagacgctCAG actggatggctgtaacctctcagagagaagctgtgacactctgtcctcagttctcagctcccagtcctctagtctgagagagctggatctgagtaacaaccacctgcaggattcaggagtgaagctgctgtctgctggattgaagagtccacactgcacactggagactctcaggtatgaagaggcctgCTGCAGTCACATACCATGA